Proteins co-encoded in one Streptomyces sp. NBC_01571 genomic window:
- a CDS encoding ABC transporter permease, whose protein sequence is MSAYAALTRATYVASVRDRTTLFFTFAFPLAFLVLFGLIFQGQHVDGGLSSINYIAPGVLSWGVGNAAVFSVGFALMQWRRDDLLRLIWRTPTPLRTLLASRWTVALGVALVQTVLFTAIALLPFFGLRLNGTWWAAIPLLVGGVTAFLAMGLVVGSVANSPEAVAAIANIVMVPMAFLSGSFFPDDLMPGWLRDVAKVLPLHYLNDGLTDAFGGRGDLGDIGVDCVGLAVFALVFGLIATRIFRWSNRP, encoded by the coding sequence TTGAGCGCCTACGCCGCACTGACCAGGGCCACCTACGTCGCGAGCGTGCGCGACAGGACGACCCTCTTCTTCACCTTCGCCTTCCCGCTCGCCTTCCTGGTCCTCTTCGGCCTCATCTTCCAGGGCCAGCACGTCGACGGCGGCCTGTCGTCCATCAACTACATCGCTCCGGGCGTGCTCTCCTGGGGTGTGGGCAACGCGGCGGTGTTCTCCGTCGGCTTCGCCCTGATGCAGTGGCGCCGGGACGACCTGCTCCGCCTCATCTGGCGGACCCCGACCCCGCTGCGCACGCTGCTCGCCTCGCGCTGGACCGTGGCGCTGGGCGTCGCTCTGGTACAGACGGTGCTGTTCACCGCCATCGCCCTGCTGCCGTTCTTCGGCCTCCGGCTCAACGGGACCTGGTGGGCGGCGATTCCGCTGCTGGTAGGGGGAGTCACGGCCTTCCTCGCCATGGGTCTGGTCGTGGGCAGCGTCGCCAACAGCCCGGAGGCGGTCGCGGCCATCGCCAACATCGTGATGGTGCCCATGGCCTTCCTCTCCGGGTCGTTCTTCCCCGACGACCTCATGCCGGGCTGGCTGCGTGACGTCGCCAAGGTCCTGCCGCTGCACTACCTCAACGACGGGCTCACCGACGCCTTCGGCGGCCGCGGGGATCTCGGTGACATCGGTGTGGACTGCGTGGGCCTCGCCGTGTTCGCCCTGGTCTTCGGGCTGATCGCCACCCGGATCTTCCGCTGGAGCAACCGGCCATGA
- a CDS encoding ABC transporter ATP-binding protein has product MTATEPVVAVDGVTKRYGEVTALDGVSLDVRHGEFFGILGPNGAGKTTLVEIVGGMREADSGTVTVFGQSPWPRDTALLARIGVQTQASAFFARLTAGEHLRTVAALYGMDPTAATTALERVNLTEKENARVDHLSGGQRQRLAVATALLHEPDLIFLDEPTAALDPEARRELWDVLRSLRAEGRTIICTTHYLEEAEALCDRVAIIAGGRVVALDTPRNLIRSLAAPTRLFVPAAGLSAEAAVALAGVDRATVQGDDLVLETTVPNRVLTALGDLVDIDTVTVRTPTLEDAYLTLTGTGSEHHR; this is encoded by the coding sequence GTGACCGCTACTGAGCCGGTCGTCGCCGTGGACGGCGTCACCAAGCGGTACGGGGAGGTGACGGCACTCGACGGTGTCAGCCTCGACGTACGACACGGCGAGTTCTTCGGCATCCTCGGCCCCAACGGCGCGGGCAAGACCACCCTGGTGGAGATCGTCGGGGGCATGCGCGAGGCCGATTCCGGCACGGTGACCGTCTTCGGGCAGAGCCCCTGGCCCCGCGACACCGCGCTGCTGGCCCGGATCGGTGTACAGACGCAGGCGTCGGCGTTCTTCGCCCGCCTCACCGCGGGCGAGCATCTGCGCACGGTCGCCGCGCTCTACGGCATGGACCCGACCGCAGCGACCACCGCACTGGAACGCGTCAACCTCACCGAGAAGGAGAACGCCCGCGTCGACCACCTCTCGGGCGGTCAGCGCCAGCGCCTCGCCGTCGCGACCGCGCTGCTGCACGAACCCGATCTGATCTTCCTGGACGAACCGACGGCCGCCCTCGACCCCGAGGCCCGCCGCGAACTGTGGGACGTACTGCGCTCGTTGCGCGCGGAGGGGCGCACGATCATCTGCACCACCCACTACCTGGAGGAGGCCGAGGCGCTCTGCGACCGGGTGGCGATCATCGCCGGCGGCCGGGTCGTCGCGCTCGACACGCCCCGCAACCTCATCCGCTCCCTCGCCGCCCCCACCCGCCTGTTCGTCCCCGCCGCCGGCCTCTCCGCCGAGGCGGCCGTCGCACTGGCCGGCGTGGACCGCGCCACCGTCCAGGGCGACGACCTAGTCCTGGAGACGACCGTCCCCAACCGCGTCCTCACCGCCCTCGGGGACCTCGTGGACATCGACACGGTCACCGTCCGCACCCCCACCCTCGAAGACGCCTACCTGACGCTGACCGGAACCGGATCGGAGCACCACCGTTGA
- a CDS encoding helix-turn-helix domain-containing protein — MAEESRHHGIFDDGLLWLDSEQLQAWAADSPLSLSVTEFRVLDRLVRHAGTVQHFATLLKAGWDVSDPGARGRVKFTVSRLRGKLDATPVGGGSIVSVRGIGYLYRSPTAPPLPAARPPSAPEGYTSRPRPAGSVTRRRRPADTRDPLHGAPLGGWQVPNVRESPQRLAGAASRFAITRGLIVRIALAPFSQARVLSATTLMPMSTKVPLGAGPKNLHGRAFEGLPEVQNRADPSPLGFLSPRTHHVLSILSCRSMSAARSANSATRGRERRSPDRAEDSYESVDNSYCGLVIQAQPMHG, encoded by the coding sequence GTGGCGGAGGAAAGCCGGCACCACGGGATCTTCGACGACGGGCTGCTGTGGCTGGATTCCGAGCAGCTGCAGGCATGGGCCGCGGACTCCCCGTTGTCCCTTTCCGTGACCGAGTTCCGGGTGCTCGACCGTCTCGTACGCCATGCCGGAACCGTCCAGCACTTCGCGACGCTTCTCAAGGCCGGCTGGGACGTTTCGGATCCGGGCGCGCGGGGCCGGGTCAAGTTCACGGTCTCCCGGCTGCGTGGCAAACTCGACGCCACGCCTGTGGGCGGCGGGTCCATCGTCTCCGTCCGCGGCATCGGTTACCTCTACCGCTCCCCCACCGCGCCTCCATTGCCTGCCGCCAGGCCGCCTTCCGCACCAGAGGGATACACCTCACGCCCACGCCCTGCGGGGTCTGTGACGCGGCGGCGGCGTCCCGCAGACACAAGAGACCCGTTGCACGGTGCTCCTCTGGGCGGATGGCAGGTGCCGAACGTGCGGGAGTCGCCCCAGCGCCTGGCGGGAGCCGCTTCGCGGTTCGCGATCACCCGCGGACTGATCGTGCGGATCGCCCTCGCTCCCTTTTCGCAGGCCCGAGTGCTGTCCGCGACAACGCTCATGCCCATGTCCACGAAGGTTCCGCTCGGGGCCGGGCCGAAGAACCTTCACGGCCGCGCCTTCGAAGGCCTGCCCGAAGTGCAGAACCGTGCAGATCCGAGCCCACTCGGCTTTCTGTCACCACGAACGCATCACGTGCTCTCGATACTCAGCTGTCGGTCGATGTCGGCTGCAAGGTCGGCCAACTCTGCGACGCGTGGTCGAGAGCGGCGTTCTCCGGATCGAGCCGAAGACAGCTATGAAAGCGTTGACAACTCTTATTGCGGACTCGTCATCCAAGCGCAGCCCATGCACGGGTAA
- a CDS encoding TOMM precursor leader peptide-binding protein produces the protein MTTVTAPAPAVPPLEAARAELQTRLAARAAAAGVPAPAVSRIGDINVLGRPAGQSVPTATVTEGVDTQSTPTAAVPGGQPAPPNAAVVHLTAQAVLLGPWGGAPDADPACGTCLAMRRQRLRTRTEREALETGTETTAAGPWPTLPDHTVDAVWSLHRLITTGAAPHTADGADGADGALPRITELDLETLRVRTFPLVPEPMCPHCRPFTEEAALRAAAEATPEPPSSRRKPGPDTYRLRRPDDYPLPVKGLANPVCGVLGGGTWIDVTSPTTAPVAGSVFMRGYAGLTDVTWSGQANSYAGSRDLAFLEGLERYAGTHRRHRAPVVTASLDELGDRALDPRVCGLYEPRTYALDPMVQPFDPARPLPWVTGWSLRDERPVLVPARLVYYSAGTREDNFVFECSNGCATGGTWEEAVFFGLLELVERDAFLLGWYGDLPLSEIDLASVRGPKVRAMVARAALQGYDVHVFDNRVDLPVPVVTGLAVRRDDGPGTLAFAAGASFDPETAVESAVSEILTYIPHLPGQVAERPAELTAMTEDFDLVERLPDHAALFGLPAMREHAANYLAPPQVGSLGELFAGWDGRRPRTEDLRDDLLLLRDLLVGADCDVIAVDQTTPEQRRMGLRTVATLAPGLLPIDFGWRRQRALHMPRLRTAPHRAGLVPAPLREEDLRRVPHPFP, from the coding sequence ATGACCACCGTCACCGCCCCCGCACCCGCCGTCCCGCCCCTGGAGGCCGCCCGCGCGGAACTCCAGACCCGCCTGGCGGCCCGCGCCGCGGCGGCCGGTGTGCCCGCCCCGGCCGTCTCCCGTATCGGCGACATCAACGTCCTCGGCAGGCCGGCCGGCCAGTCCGTGCCCACGGCAACCGTCACGGAGGGGGTGGACACGCAGTCCACGCCCACGGCGGCGGTCCCGGGCGGGCAGCCCGCGCCCCCGAACGCGGCCGTCGTCCACCTCACCGCCCAGGCCGTGCTGCTCGGCCCCTGGGGCGGCGCCCCCGACGCCGACCCGGCCTGTGGAACCTGCCTGGCCATGCGCCGTCAGAGGCTGCGCACCCGCACCGAGCGCGAGGCACTGGAGACCGGCACGGAGACCACCGCGGCCGGACCGTGGCCCACCCTGCCGGACCACACCGTGGACGCCGTGTGGTCCCTGCACCGGCTCATCACCACCGGCGCCGCGCCGCACACCGCCGACGGCGCTGACGGCGCCGACGGCGCACTGCCCCGGATCACCGAACTCGACCTGGAGACCCTCCGGGTACGCACCTTCCCGCTGGTGCCCGAGCCGATGTGCCCGCACTGCCGCCCGTTCACCGAGGAGGCCGCCCTGCGGGCCGCCGCCGAGGCCACCCCGGAGCCGCCGTCATCCCGCCGGAAACCGGGCCCGGACACCTACCGGCTGCGCCGTCCCGACGACTACCCGCTGCCGGTCAAGGGTCTCGCCAACCCGGTGTGCGGGGTGCTCGGCGGCGGCACCTGGATCGACGTCACCTCACCCACGACCGCGCCGGTCGCCGGCAGCGTCTTCATGCGCGGCTACGCCGGACTCACCGACGTCACCTGGAGCGGTCAGGCCAACTCCTACGCCGGCAGCCGCGATCTGGCGTTCCTCGAAGGTCTGGAACGGTACGCGGGCACCCACCGCCGACACCGTGCCCCGGTCGTCACCGCGTCCCTCGACGAACTCGGCGACCGGGCCCTCGACCCACGCGTGTGCGGCCTGTACGAACCCCGCACCTACGCCCTGGACCCGATGGTCCAGCCCTTCGACCCGGCCCGGCCGCTGCCCTGGGTCACCGGATGGTCGCTGCGCGACGAGCGTCCGGTGCTCGTCCCGGCCCGGCTCGTCTACTACAGCGCCGGTACCCGCGAGGACAACTTCGTCTTCGAGTGCTCCAACGGCTGCGCCACCGGCGGGACCTGGGAGGAAGCCGTCTTCTTCGGCCTCCTCGAACTCGTCGAGCGGGACGCCTTCCTGCTCGGCTGGTACGGCGACCTGCCCCTGTCCGAGATCGACTTGGCCTCGGTACGCGGCCCGAAGGTGCGGGCCATGGTGGCGCGGGCCGCGCTCCAGGGCTACGACGTCCATGTCTTCGACAACCGGGTGGACCTGCCGGTCCCCGTCGTCACCGGCCTCGCGGTCCGCCGCGACGACGGGCCGGGAACACTGGCGTTCGCGGCCGGCGCCTCCTTCGACCCGGAGACGGCCGTCGAGTCCGCCGTCTCCGAGATCCTCACTTACATCCCGCACCTGCCCGGCCAGGTCGCCGAACGGCCCGCCGAACTCACCGCCATGACCGAGGACTTCGACCTCGTCGAACGACTTCCGGACCACGCGGCCCTGTTCGGGCTGCCCGCGATGCGCGAGCACGCCGCGAACTACCTCGCGCCGCCCCAGGTCGGTTCCCTCGGCGAACTGTTCGCCGGCTGGGACGGGCGCCGGCCGCGTACCGAGGACCTCCGCGACGATCTGCTGCTCCTGCGCGATCTGCTCGTCGGCGCCGACTGCGACGTCATCGCCGTCGACCAGACCACTCCGGAGCAGCGCCGGATGGGACTGCGTACGGTGGCGACCCTGGCCCCCGGGCTGCTGCCGATCGACTTCGGCTGGCGGCGGCAGCGTGCCCTGCACATGCCGCGCCTGCGGACTGCGCCGCACCGTGCCGGTCTGGTCCCGGCGCCGCTGCGGGAGGAGGACCTGCGGCGGGTGCCGCACCCGTTCCCCTGA
- a CDS encoding amidohydrolase, with protein sequence MTSDHDGPRTPQGSGSPPAPRALPGLDTLLPATAELYLDLHSHPELSGAERRTAARFADWLAADGFHVLRGIGGHGIAATLSNGEGPAVLLRAELDALPVAEQTGVPYASTVTAPGPDGRPVPVMHACGHDAHLACVAAAARWLAARRESWRGTLLVVGQPAEETLSGARAMLEDGLYERIPPPDVVLAQHTASFPAGMVAHADGPVLAGSLTLDVRFEGDGGHAATPHLAADPLLAAAGSVTRLSTIVAQETDPAERLVVSASSLRTADAGHTGNVIAAQAVLRVTVRAFSEAALDRAALAVERIARAEAGSAAMPPRVTVAQSSRSSVTVADPDVTAAVRAAHVAAFGPSRVTGWPATSATEDFPLLTGAGAHLHGRPGIRGAYWMLGAVGVAQWAAAPGTAAAEKFRSLPGNHSSRYLPSVRLTLETGTTALATAALARLAGPDD encoded by the coding sequence TTGACCAGCGACCACGACGGACCCCGCACCCCCCAGGGCTCCGGCAGCCCCCCGGCACCGCGCGCACTGCCCGGCCTGGACACCTTGCTGCCCGCCACCGCCGAGCTGTACCTCGACCTGCACAGCCATCCCGAACTCTCCGGCGCCGAACGCCGTACCGCCGCCCGGTTCGCGGACTGGCTTGCCGCGGACGGCTTCCACGTACTGCGTGGCATCGGCGGACACGGCATAGCCGCCACGCTCTCCAACGGCGAGGGTCCGGCCGTCCTCCTGCGCGCCGAACTCGACGCGCTGCCCGTGGCCGAGCAGACCGGCGTCCCCTACGCGAGCACCGTGACGGCGCCCGGACCGGACGGACGGCCCGTCCCGGTGATGCACGCCTGCGGCCACGACGCCCATCTGGCCTGCGTGGCGGCCGCGGCACGGTGGCTCGCGGCCCGACGGGAGAGCTGGCGCGGCACCCTTCTCGTCGTCGGTCAGCCCGCCGAGGAGACCCTCAGCGGTGCCAGGGCCATGCTGGAGGACGGCCTGTACGAGCGGATCCCCCCGCCCGACGTGGTCCTCGCGCAGCACACGGCGTCCTTCCCGGCGGGGATGGTGGCCCATGCGGACGGTCCGGTGCTGGCAGGCAGCCTGACACTGGACGTGCGCTTCGAGGGCGACGGTGGTCACGCCGCCACTCCGCACCTCGCTGCCGACCCGTTGCTCGCCGCGGCCGGCTCCGTGACGCGGCTCTCCACGATCGTGGCCCAGGAGACCGACCCTGCGGAGCGGCTGGTCGTCTCGGCGTCCTCGCTGCGGACCGCGGACGCCGGGCACACCGGGAACGTGATCGCCGCACAGGCGGTGCTGCGAGTCACCGTCCGTGCCTTCTCCGAGGCGGCCCTCGACCGTGCCGCCCTCGCGGTGGAGCGGATCGCCCGCGCTGAGGCGGGTTCCGCGGCCATGCCTCCGCGGGTCACCGTCGCGCAGTCGTCCCGTTCCAGTGTCACTGTCGCCGACCCGGACGTCACAGCCGCCGTCCGCGCCGCGCACGTAGCCGCGTTCGGCCCCTCCCGCGTCACCGGCTGGCCCGCCACCTCGGCCACCGAGGACTTCCCGCTCCTGACCGGCGCAGGCGCGCACCTGCACGGACGCCCCGGCATCCGCGGCGCATACTGGATGCTCGGTGCGGTCGGCGTCGCACAGTGGGCGGCCGCCCCCGGCACCGCCGCCGCCGAGAAATTCCGCAGTCTGCCGGGCAACCACTCGTCCCGCTACCTGCCCAGCGTCCGTCTCACCCTGGAGACCGGAACGACCGCACTCGCAACAGCCGCTCTGGCCCGGTTGGCCGGTCCCGACGACTGA
- a CDS encoding WhiB family transcriptional regulator, translated as MARFAAGASGRRRHVGRGRGGTVRAVRGSSREGNLQQRDQLAQPWGVGSQDECKGRLERERRVWSADAAELFADSSRQKRSKITCLRCPVRTEYLAEALDDRFEFGMWGGMTERAQSSHAARAGHLAVCTESGEGERGASRPAEDARPRGRCAPG; from the coding sequence ATGGCGCGCTTCGCAGCTGGGGCGTCGGGACGACGGCGTCACGTTGGAAGGGGGCGGGGCGGGACAGTGCGCGCGGTCCGGGGGTCGAGCCGAGAGGGCAACCTGCAACAGCGTGATCAACTTGCTCAGCCGTGGGGAGTGGGAAGCCAAGACGAGTGCAAGGGCCGACTGGAGAGAGAACGCCGCGTGTGGAGCGCCGATGCGGCGGAGCTGTTCGCGGACAGCTCACGCCAGAAGCGGTCCAAGATCACCTGCCTGCGGTGTCCCGTGCGCACGGAGTATCTGGCTGAGGCGCTCGACGACCGGTTCGAGTTCGGGATGTGGGGCGGTATGACCGAGCGAGCACAGAGTTCTCACGCGGCGCGAGCCGGGCATCTGGCTGTCTGTACTGAAAGCGGAGAGGGAGAGCGTGGTGCCTCGAGGCCGGCTGAAGATGCGCGGCCCCGCGGCCGCTGCGCGCCGGGGTAG
- a CDS encoding thiazolylpeptide-type bacteriocin — MADNTLASLAQEILDLESETFEITDYSDASEVMLGSSTSCSSTSTCSSTTSTTSCTA; from the coding sequence ATGGCTGACAACACCCTCGCCTCCCTCGCCCAGGAGATCCTGGACCTCGAGTCGGAGACCTTCGAGATCACGGACTACTCGGACGCCAGCGAGGTCATGCTCGGCTCCTCCACGAGCTGCTCCTCCACCAGCACCTGCTCCAGCACCACCAGCACCACCTCCTGCACCGCCTGA
- a CDS encoding lantibiotic dehydratase C-terminal domain-containing protein translates to MTAPTASPDTPGTQDDDAPGDWLAVHVFYAASPRPLLLQCVRPLVDELTEEGLLAGYFFINYWLEGPHLRLRLRPRRAADAPVVRERAHAALDAFLRERPALYEVKAGFLAELYETLFTLEYTEDQRAAFLGDDGRMRLRPNNSFEDRPYEPEYGKYGGPSGIALAEWHFQHSSDLVVEATRSMNLHLRTVLLGLSAQLMMVMSGTFLKDDAALLTFLDRYHAFWDRAFNGTNYTEDKGYDRAYSAMGASLPERFRRIRDTVAQGEPERLPAFLRGWAEHCAELRDRAEALAVGGELTFRAWDNSRDIRPTDPAQALPMLLSPYMHMTNNRLSMTIRDEAFLSYVLARALRDEASGNAGEKGDAEAAGTDGPGADPAPEGGRTPGSEE, encoded by the coding sequence ATGACCGCGCCCACCGCATCCCCCGACACCCCCGGCACCCAGGACGACGACGCCCCCGGCGACTGGCTCGCCGTGCACGTCTTCTACGCAGCCAGCCCCCGCCCGCTGCTCCTGCAGTGCGTCAGACCACTCGTGGACGAACTCACCGAGGAGGGCCTGCTCGCCGGGTACTTCTTCATCAACTACTGGCTGGAGGGCCCGCACCTGCGGCTGCGGCTGCGCCCCCGGCGGGCCGCCGACGCCCCCGTCGTCCGGGAGCGGGCACACGCGGCCCTCGACGCCTTCCTTCGGGAACGGCCGGCGCTGTACGAGGTGAAGGCGGGCTTCCTCGCCGAGCTGTACGAGACCCTGTTCACCCTGGAGTACACCGAGGACCAGCGCGCCGCGTTCCTCGGCGACGACGGACGGATGCGACTGCGCCCCAACAACAGCTTCGAGGACCGGCCTTACGAGCCCGAGTACGGCAAATACGGCGGCCCCAGCGGCATCGCCCTGGCCGAGTGGCACTTCCAGCACTCCAGCGACCTGGTCGTCGAGGCCACGCGCAGCATGAACCTGCACCTGCGCACCGTGCTCCTCGGGCTCTCCGCCCAGCTGATGATGGTCATGTCCGGCACCTTCCTCAAGGACGACGCGGCGCTGCTCACCTTCCTCGACCGCTACCACGCCTTCTGGGACCGGGCGTTCAACGGAACCAACTACACCGAGGACAAGGGCTACGACCGCGCCTACAGCGCGATGGGCGCGAGCCTTCCCGAGCGTTTCCGCCGCATCCGCGACACGGTCGCGCAGGGCGAGCCGGAACGGCTCCCGGCGTTTCTGCGCGGCTGGGCCGAGCACTGCGCCGAACTGCGCGACCGGGCCGAGGCGTTGGCGGTGGGTGGTGAGCTGACGTTCCGGGCGTGGGACAACAGCCGCGACATCCGCCCCACCGATCCCGCCCAGGCGCTGCCCATGCTGCTCTCGCCGTACATGCACATGACCAACAACCGGCTGAGCATGACCATCCGCGACGAGGCGTTCCTCTCCTACGTCCTGGCCCGCGCTCTGCGTGACGAGGCGTCCGGGAACGCCGGGGAGAAGGGGGACGCGGAGGCCGCGGGCACCGACGGACCGGGCGCCGACCCGGCGCCGGAAGGCGGTCGGACGCCGGGGAGCGAAGAGTGA
- a CDS encoding cellulose 1,4-beta-cellobiosidase — protein sequence MDYVNWTGSANIKFGYAPTTSATADKVKPLPPVGASASYDKTTGKAKLGWTKNNEMDLAGYRVYRRLKGAAFGSTPLATTTSTSYTDTPPASGEVYYYEVRAHDRAGNVSAGSADQAVVSADRTAPAVPTGLSSAAESNGLRVRWSAVDGAASYRVYRAATAQGTYTLVGSTGQVSYTDTSAAEDVSYSYRVTALDTAGNESARSAAVSGTRRDLTPPSAVSGVTVVPTEYGFAVSWDANPTPDLASYVVRRGELWGDDDEKMCSLYPGYYVSADTTSYAYTTVPDGEESCFIVDAVDDAGNSAFQWTGEAQIVTATEFDMTPSVATPDGSPLRLEASAAEGAEGNRLTWSGLAAGEEGSSAPALGFRVYRWNPATAAYEKIHEAPAGAFEYLDTGARRGTTSYYWVTGVNSDGTETLPAGDWAVTAPAA from the coding sequence GTGGACTACGTCAACTGGACGGGCTCGGCGAACATCAAGTTCGGCTATGCACCCACCACTTCGGCGACCGCCGACAAGGTCAAGCCGCTCCCACCGGTGGGCGCGTCGGCTTCGTACGACAAGACCACGGGCAAGGCGAAGCTCGGCTGGACGAAGAACAACGAGATGGATCTCGCCGGCTACCGCGTCTATCGCCGCCTCAAGGGCGCGGCCTTCGGCAGCACTCCTCTGGCCACCACCACCTCCACCTCGTACACCGACACCCCGCCGGCCAGCGGCGAGGTGTACTACTACGAGGTCCGCGCCCACGACAGGGCGGGCAACGTCTCCGCGGGCTCCGCCGACCAGGCTGTGGTGAGCGCCGACCGCACCGCACCCGCCGTCCCCACCGGATTGAGCTCGGCCGCCGAGTCCAACGGTCTGCGGGTCAGGTGGAGCGCGGTCGACGGGGCGGCGTCGTACCGGGTCTACCGGGCGGCGACCGCCCAGGGGACGTACACCCTGGTCGGCAGTACCGGCCAGGTGTCGTACACGGACACCTCGGCCGCCGAGGACGTGAGCTACTCCTACCGCGTGACCGCCCTCGACACGGCGGGCAACGAGTCAGCGCGGTCCGCCGCCGTCAGCGGCACACGCAGGGACCTCACCCCACCTTCCGCCGTCTCCGGAGTCACCGTCGTCCCGACCGAATACGGTTTCGCGGTGAGCTGGGACGCGAACCCCACCCCGGACCTGGCGAGCTACGTGGTCCGCCGCGGCGAACTCTGGGGAGACGACGACGAGAAGATGTGCTCCCTCTATCCGGGCTACTACGTGTCGGCCGACACCACCTCGTACGCGTACACCACCGTCCCCGACGGCGAAGAGAGCTGCTTCATCGTCGACGCCGTCGACGATGCCGGGAACTCCGCCTTCCAGTGGACCGGCGAGGCACAGATCGTGACCGCGACCGAGTTCGACATGACGCCGAGCGTCGCAACGCCCGACGGCTCGCCCCTGCGCCTGGAGGCTTCCGCCGCAGAGGGCGCGGAAGGAAACCGTCTGACGTGGTCCGGGCTCGCTGCGGGCGAGGAAGGCTCGTCCGCACCCGCGCTGGGCTTCCGCGTCTACCGGTGGAACCCCGCCACCGCCGCCTACGAGAAGATCCACGAGGCCCCCGCCGGAGCCTTCGAGTACCTCGACACCGGCGCCCGGCGTGGCACGACCAGCTACTACTGGGTGACAGGCGTGAATTCTGACGGCACCGAAACTCTGCCCGCCGGCGACTGGGCCGTCACCGCACCCGCGGCGTGA